AAAATCTAATGGAGGTGAGCAGCAACAGCCTTTACAAAGACATGACCATCACCATATGGAGATTTACAAGAACAGATCTCGTATGCGGTCTCCTGCACATTTacaattcagaaaaaaatacagtgtcTGTTTTAATATAGATAGTGGAATTCAGCTgcttaaaatactgtatgtgtttgtttttattcaagcTTAACCCCCAGGAATGAAAATAAGCAGAAAgatgaaatatgtaatttatacTGTTATTAATTTATACACATCTTACTACAGAAACCATGTTGAAGAGGACTGAAATCAAACAACAATCATCACCTTGCACACCACATTATTCTCAGAATATAAACAAAGTATAAAGCGCTTTTTAGATAAATTAACACATGTGACTAAgacattttatactgtatatctgcaaGAACATTTGAACAGTCTTCAATTAAAGAGTGAAAACATTGTCTGGAGAGGCACAATATCAATAAATAGCAATACAACCTTTACAATTTTGTACATACAGTGTAATAATTAGGCAAATTAAGGCAAAACAGTCTATCTGGAGTTAAATGAAGCCATCAGATGAAGACCAAAAagttcattttgaatttgaaaaactacAGTAATACACAAACAGTTGCACATAGTTAAAATAGCTTCTTAATATATCAAAGCTCCTACTTTCTATGTGAAGTATACTCTCTAATTATAATTGgaagattattattttaacgTGGTCTTTGTCTGAGTGCCTCACTCACCTCCGTTTCAAACACTTGTagggaaaaacaacattttttagcAGATATTCCAGCAGCTGGCATGAAATCCTATACAAGCACTGTATTACAGATCtactgtataaatataaaatacagcattgaaaaagaaaataaagtatgGGCTGtaatttaatgtgatttagGTTTGGTCCCATTTAATCTCTCTCCTCGTCGGCTGAGAGGTGCTGACAAATTTGACATGAAAAACTTAAGCAGACATGCTCCACAGTATGTTGGTGACTGAATGGATAAACGACCAACtgaacaaagttttttttttttttattacatgtaaTTGAATGCGAAACGCTACTCCAATGATTAGTTGTAAAAACCTGTGTCAACCACACTGTTGCTTCAAGTGAAACAGCGGTGTTTTGCCGAGCATGCAGAGCTGATTTCATTAATCTTTCACAACGTACAGAAAATATAGAACTTAATAGAAAAAGGCCCCATGCAATGGAAATGATGTGCTGAGTGTTACATATAGAAATACATGTTTAGATTTTCCTTGGCATCATGTTCTTGTGAGATAAATACAGCTGATTAAGGGAGGAGACCGTCCATTGAGTTTACTACTGACTCCTACAAACACAAATGGCAACATGTGAAAGCTATAAACTGTCCTGGTGAAGTACTGCAGGTAAATCTGAATCATACATACCATACAGCTGAGATATGAGTATTGCTATCTCAGTTCCTCGTAGAATTACAAATTTAGCAGCATTTACTATTTAGTagagtgtgcatgtgctgtGAAAGTTGGCATGATCCACATCATGAGCAGGGAACAGTCACAATGTCAGATCATGTAAAACAGTGGTTTGAATGGCAATCTACTGGTGTGTTATTCTCTCTATGGCACAGAGGCCATGTTGAGCGTGTCAGCGTGGATGTCTGGTATGGTCCTCTCTGGTCTCAGACACACTGCCAACCTCTGCAGAGAACAAGACAGTCATGGAGGAGACGCAGAGGTTAAGAGGTTGGAAGAAAATGTGTAATAAAGCACACTGTTTCCtatctccttcctctcctcatccgCTCACCTGTTTGAGAGATCCAGGGGTCCACACCAGCTTGTAGACCATGTAGATGGGGATCCACATGAAGGATGAGAAGCCAATGATATATCCCACTGTGATGCTCCAGTCTGGGTACTTATAATCAAACAGCGTGAGGGGTGGCGCTTTCAGCAGGGAGCTCACGATGATATACTGAGAGGAGTGGGGATACATAACATTTCCATATGTGTTAATGTAGCTTTTATATTCTGGCATCAGAAATAATAATGGGGATGGGTAATATATCTGTCACACTTCCATACattataaaagaaatatataaaggAAGTCACAGTGGTGTAATAATGCAAAATGTCAACAGGAACACAGCCAGAGAGATGGATGCAAATAAGAGCCAAGGATATTAGACTGCATGTAGAGGAGGGAAATTGACATTTGCCCAAGTGTTTCGCAATATACATGCTGTAGAAAAAGTTTAATGTAGAGGAGGGTTTAATCTACACATAGGGAGTCAGCTGTTAGGTCTCCACAACCTTCAAAGGCCACTGGTCCAGATGTCTTTTGATCTTACCCTGAGCTTTCCCTCATATCTTGGTCTACTACAGCCCATTGATCTCTGTATGATTTAAATGGACAACAATTATTTGATTGAAATGACTAAATGTTAAACCAGAGCGACACTCAGTAGAGGGCTCCACCCAGGCCAAGAAAAAAGCCCTATCTACCCTACCCTAACAtgcaatgttaaggaaagtggTGGATGGATCTGCCCCTTTTAACCAGATCTGCACCCACATTTAATGCATTCTTCCTtggcccatgccccatccctccaccaaatTTTAGTACTTTTTGCCTaatcctgcagacaaacaaacaaacaaacaaacagacacgaGTGAAAACATAACTTCCTTGTCGGAGGTAAATCCTCCCAGtgtgtgaaactgaaacaaatcgTATGGTTTTTGTGTAACGTAAGAAAACCACAGAATAGTAGACATTCAGATGTAAgatgtgtatttactgtaaatgtaggTCAGAATATTTCATCTCTTACCGCCAGAAATGCTGGACTGATGGCGACCCAGCACACCTTCCAGAACAAACCTGGAGCTTTTCCCAACATGGACTGAACGTCGCTGCTAAATCTTTTGATGCCTGAAAGAAGCAAAAGTAACACGAGACAGAGTCactaacagtattttttttggTCACATGCAGACAAGATAATCAATTTACGTTACGGATAAAAGActaaatcaataataatctgTTGTTTACCATAGAACCAAGAAACTGCAATGGCCTCAAGGAAACCCACAGCAATAATGGAGCATCCAACTCCAAAttcctccagcagcttcacCACATAGGCACCACCCTGTCAATAACATTTCACATTGACTAATAACATGATCAATCACTCATTTTCCTCCATTTGAGCAACAGACAGAGTTTtaatttactgtaactgtatcCAGAACTACCTAAAAACCTTTGGGTAAATGTGCTTGATGATAAGCATTTCAAGTAGTGAGGGGTTGAATTTTGTTCTCTTTGGTTCAGTAATTTAAattatgggggaaaaaaacaaacttacattTGTAAGGGTGCTTAGAGAGCCCAAAAAGCAGACAACTACCAAGCACAGAACAAAAAGTTCACGTCTGTGAGAGAAATGATCTGGGTATTCATCCAACACAGCAGTGATGATCGCCTCCAGCCCaccaaactgaaacacacacacagttattacCACAGGTTGACTTATACTGCATGTGTATCACAGCATATACATATTTAAAGCTGCCATCAAATTGATTTGGAGACTTTATGTTCAGTAAAAAGTAGCTCtacatatttgcattttttaactAATTGAAGATATGagaataaaattattttgtaGATGAATAAAAGACTTCTTGTATTGTTGAAGAGCATCACATGTAGTGAtaacaaacatttacagtaatacTATGAAGCATAATTTGATATGCAACTTATGAAAACTGACAATTAAAGCACCAAAATTAATGGtatctaataaaataaaatatgttgttgCATAGTTTTCCTTTATACATAACGTGAAAGCCATCATGTTCACAAAGCATCCAGATTTCAGGGTTCGTACAGTGCTATCCAGCCCCAGCGTGATCATCATCACGAAAAAGATGATTGCAAAAAAGATCGAGCCCGGCATGTTTGCAATGGCCTCTGGGTACGTGATGAAGAGTAAACTTGGCCCTGGAAACCATGAAGAGATCAGGGTGAGTATTCAATTTTataattcagtttttccttttcatgaTTTTATAGATTTCATTCACAGACCTTTATCCCTGGCTACATCCTCAACCTCCACCTGCCTCATCTCTGCCATGTAGCCCAGCACCGTGAAGATGACGAAACCCGACACAAAGCTGGTCAGACAATTCACCAAACTTGTCACAATGGCGTCACTGTTGAGGAAGAAATTAAACCCTGTTCAGGGACATGCAGCACAATATGGCTTGTACtaataaaatgtttcatttctgaCAGAGATACCGTCGTATTCCAGtgtattgttttctgtgttgaaaGCCATTCAGCACTTGGCTGACCTTCTTTGACCTTTGTTTAATGGGTTCCTTTATACACTCTCTTCAGCTTTGTTATGTTTCTGAGATGTGAAGATAGTCCTGGCTAGCAACCACAGACATCCTGCAACAATACTAATGAGAGATGCTCAACTGAAGGATctatgatgtttgtttattaGAGATATAAAATGATCTCACCAAACATCTATTAGAGGTGAACAGTCTTGGACTAATTACCAAGTGTCTATCTCCAGGAAGGCTCCACAGAATTAGTCATTATATTAATGGCTTTATAACAAtttgtgaataaataaacatctgtgTGAAAGACTCACACACATCTTCAGTATCTCCTGCCAGTGCTGACTCTAAACAACTGTAACTGTGAACTGTTGCTCCCAAAAAACTCAACATTGAGAAATAAAATCGTTTGTCAGGTATGTTGcagttgaaatgttttacttttctaatgtaagaaagaagaaatcatCATCACCGGCCTCTACTTATGGAGCTACTACCATTCATTTCCATGACTTTGTGTGTCATAGATCCATGGACAGGAGGAACAGCTCTTACCGATAGCAGTTATTTGTAAAAGGGTTGTAGCTGGAGAGAGCCAGGAGGACCCCGAACCCCGGCCccagagagaagaaaatctgAGCTGCAGCATCCACCCACACCtagacaagacaaaaacatagAGTCATTACACTACCTGGAACTGTACAACTTAGATTGTCATTGATTTGAAACAGCGCAAAAATACAGCATTTAGTACACAGATTAGACCATTTCTGCCTCTCGTTTCTGTGATTTAACACCAACAAATGATCATTTTCCTTATTTTCCTTCTCAGTGCTCTGAACCATCAGTATAATTCACCAAGCAGAGAGGTGTTGTGTCAGCCGTATAGAAATCTAGCTGATGCCCAGCTGTACGCAGGGAGATCTGAAGAGCAGCACGCATTCGGCATTAAAAAGACGAGGACAGCATTGGATATTGgtgagtgagacagaaagggagGCCTTTGTTAATGGGCAGAAAATCTAAACCAATTATGCATCTTATTATCCTGCTCTGTGGCTTATTTATGCatctcatttcatctcatcCATATTCCCTTCCAACCAAAGCACTCACACATGTTTAGCAAACAACCACAGCGAgctggagaggaaggagaggatgtTTCgcaaatctaaaaaaaaaaaaaaaaaaaaccatgggCAGTTTATGAGGGGAGTAATGGGTAGAAGTGAATGAAGGTTTATATTAAACTACTGACTCTGATCCAAATGTGCTATTTCATTACACCGGACCAGCAGGTTTATACTCATCAGGACTCCTAAATGCTGGTGGGACAGTGGAGAGAAACTTATTGCCGTTTTAGTAACAGCCTCTGGTCGTGCCCAGATTTCTTCCTTTCGGCAAATCATACACACTGAAATAGATCAACTTATTGGATTTCATTTTGTATCAACCATCAATTTGTACTCTTCTTTCcgttttcccttttcttcatTCGATCTACATGTTAGAGAACTTTTCACCAACTGAAAAACGATTCTGTTACTACACagttgcttttaaaaatgagtATGAAATACGATTCTCAAGGGACCAAACATTTGGGTCATgatcatgtttttcttgttagaAATAAGCAAATCTGGTCATTTCCTGTCGGACCGACTTTGCACAACTCACACTGGTCTCCAGCAGCTTCTCCCACTGCGGTTTTAGGTAAAATACCACACCTCTCCAGGCTCCTGGCAGGGTGGCGCCTCGAATTAGGAGGATGAAAAGCACAATGTAGGGTAAGGTGGCGGTGACCCACACTACCTGGTGTGGAAGAAAGAGGTTAATCAGGAAGAGCTCATAGACATGGTTAAAGCAAGAATAATCTTCTTTATTATTACGGTCGTAAAGCAACTGCAATTTGTTACCTTCCCTGATGTCTTCACTCCCTTCCACAGACTGAAGTATACTATAGTGAAGATGAGAAAAAGGCAGAGCATCAACTGCCAGCGAACACCCCCGACGTTTCTCAGCCCTGATGACTTGTGGATCTCAAGAACATTCCTCCTGTTGGgataaaacacataaatcatCAGGTcttcagcagagaaaacaacatgtgCTGTACAAATTCACCAGCTGGAAATATATGTGTGGAGTATCACTTTAAAGCTATTTACATATGTGGTTTCTGTTACTCACACTTACATGCACTTACGTGTAAAATTCCTCTGCCGGAGACCTGGAGGAATTCGTCCAGGTGACGTTGTTTGCGTCAAAATAATTAGTGCAGTCGGGGGTATtccacacattttcacagtttgtccAAGGCAGGATGCTGGTGAAAGAGGAGTAGAAGTAGAAGAGGGCCCAGGCGATGATGGTGTTGTAGTAGAAGGACACATACAGAGCGATGATACAAATGGCATATCCTATACCTGcaacagaacagagagaagTCACCTGTGAAATGTCACTGTAAGGACTCACCGGCTCGAACATACATTTACACTGATCACATTACTTCTGGACAAGAACGGGACAGAAGTTATAAACATATCACTGTAAAGAGTTGATTTTAAGTCACAGATTTGCCAAGGTAACTGGGTTTCTGGATATGGATATCTGCTGTGGAGCAGCGGAGTGCGAGGCCTTACCTTTGAAAATGGGACAGATGTGTTTCCATATAGATATGGCACCGGTTCTGTGGAACTGTCCCAGTGCCAGCTCCATGTAAAAGAGCGGCACACCGCCAAAGATGGCCATCAAAATGTAGGGAATAAGGAAAGCACCTGCACAGAGATGCATGAGGTTACATAGGGGTTTTTTTCATGAAGGTCATCATGACTTAGTACTGTCACAAATGCAATGACAAACTGAGGACATTCAGAAACTCAAGAATTAGGACTTAATGGTGCTTGAATCTgaatttaaataagaaaattgtatgaaaatgatgaaatgagaCTCTCACTGGcctcatttttacatttgttaatAAAGTTACTGTATAAACTGTGgtttatataatatttcatcTCAAAGAGGGGATTTACAAGAATATAAATCTTTATTTCAACAAACCATGGACAAGAACATATCATTGAttcctgtaaaaaataaaacaattactgTATATTCCTACATGAAGTGATGATTAAATGCCCTtagtttctttttaatcttgCCTTAATTTATGTGCAGCACTTTGAATTGCTCTGCCTCACAACCCGATTGGCTGCTGCAATCTAACGACCTTCAGTTGCTGATGTAAAAGTACTGAGTAAAGTACAACCTATCCCCAACACAATGCATAATGACTTCCAATAATGACCAATCTGTGcagaatatctttttttaagtatagATAttcaatgtaaatatatatattttctgccATAAAATGCCTGTCCTCATATGAATTTGTCAAGGTTTCTACTGAATAAAATCATTGATAAAAAGTGACCAAAGAAAAATAGATAGAGGCTGTGTcaaaggaaaagtgtaaaaacttttGAACTTTGAAGGCTACAGATGCGcacttcagcaccatggacaggtTCTGCTGACAAATGCGtcagtctgtttttctgaatcatTTAAAGCCATTTTGAGCAGAAAATCTGAGATTTAATCGAgttaaaaactgtcaaaataaactacaatatTTGCAAGGTGGATCCACACATGAAGTTACACAAATCCTAACTTGTAAAATTGATCTGAAAGGCCAGATTAAAAACTCTAAGACACTTACCTCCACCGTTTTGATAACATATGTACGGAAACCTCCAAACATTTCCCAAGTCCACCGCAAACCCAATGACAGACAAGAGAAAATCCATCTTTTTGCTCCATTTGTCCCTGGAGTCCGTCTGTGTGATGACCGGCACGGGGACAGCGTTGTTGGAGCTGTAGCCGGGGTTCGGGGAGCCTTGGTGGGTCAGACTGCCGGCCATGACCGCTGAGTCCTGTCGGGGCATCGGACTGTGAAAAGTCAGTCAGAGGACCAGCTCCACGGAGAGGAGGCTGCTTCTCCTATAACGATGACAGGGCCGAGTGGGAGGAGttggtggagctgcagcagacacTTGGGGACACCACCTGTTAGTGGAGACACACTTAGAGAGGTTGTTTGGTTTTTACTAACTGCAGCTTCTAACACTTTCAACTAAAGAGTTCAATTTGAAGCAATATCGATTGTGTTATTACTGATCAATACTATGGATCTCTTTGTAACACCTTTGTAGTTTTTGCAGCATGAACTAATTGAATTTTTCACTTGAAGACCAGCGAGTTAAGCAGCAGCTGGGACTCACTTCATCCGTTAAAATATAAGCAGCAGGTTGCTGTTAGTGTCTGTAAGGATTTATCTCTGCTGTAATAATAACGTGAGATGCAGACCACAtgctttatttttgctgtaatcAGCTTTATTGCTAGAAGTCACATTTACATGATCACAGTATGCGGCCTACCCAGATCACCCATTTTGACTTTCCATGATTCAGAGGTATTAAGTAAAGCACAGCTTTGAAGTATTTACTTTACTTGAGAATTGCCATTATATGCTGCTTTACAATGTGCCCTGTTATATCATAAAGggacatgttgtgtttttttcacagataTAGTGACTAGTTAGTTTTCAGATCAAGGAAAAGCCGATAGTTTTATATTAAACCAGTGGAttccaacctttttggcttttaaaaccaaaactagTATCTAGTGGGGCCCTTGAATTGTTAGCagtaaatttaaataacaaagaaGGGAAAATGCTTCAATATttcaaaaaagcaaagattagcgaatgtccaaaaataaatacagatttgtttggcagaactttttttttctaccccaTTAATCATTTCATGACCCTTCAGATTTACGTTGTGACACTCCAGCGGGGCCTCCACCTCTGGGTTGGGAACCACCGGCCTAAACTAGCTAattgtgtaaatatatttaaaactaACTCCACctgatatatgatatgatatgatataatatataatgtatcaGATCTTATATATGATGTAATGTGTGATAATATATCAATTATAGGGGCagtacttctgtacttttacttctgtAGGATTGAATGCAAGGCTTggattatttttgctttgttgtatTTAGTTCCAGAGGATTTAAACACTTCCTTACACTGACAGAATTTAATAAGAGGCCACgaatatgtaatttttaaacAAGGTTTCTGGCCTCCGTCAGTAGGAAATCATATTCTGAGATCTTTAAGGATCAGTTTGAGTTCTTACACCACTCTAACACCGCCTCTAATCATAAAATTATGAgctcatgaaaaatgtaatctaATTCTGTTTAAGCAACAGGTTGCCCAACAAGATAAATACTGCTGTCACAGTTATGGCTATCAAGATTTATGTCTGCTGTTCATCATCCTTCATTAACAATTACATGACATGTGGAGCTCattattcacacattcacagcatGTGCTAAATTATTGATTTATGGTCCATCAGAACATAATATAAGGCTTTGAATATATGAGCACCACACAATGGCTTACCTGCAAAAGCCTGTAACTTACTCAAAATCTTTAGTTtatctctcaaaagtaaatatcaatgtcaatgtcaatgtCAGTGCCATCACAATGACAAGTTCTTGTGTCATTGTTTACAAACACAATAGTCAAAATGCACAGCCatgttgtcaatataacagtaaaatatataaatcagtGTAACACTCAGTAAGCAttttctgatgtaaactatgaGTAAGgttttgatgaaaatgaaaatgcacaaggttacacacacacatatatttaagtgtgtgtgtgtgtgtgtgtgtgtgtgtttgtgtgtatctctgtgtgtatatctgtatTAAAGTATCTTTACTGTACACTGTAAAATGCGAGATGACTACTGTAATATAAAGcattacagtatgtacacagTTTTACCGTATGGTGTACTTACCTCTTGTGTTTACAAAACATCTGAATGATTGATGACGTGGCTGCTCTCCCAACATTGAGGTGCACCCTTCGACCAGCCTCGGTCATTGTAACATCCTCGGCCTCatccccctcttcctctgttttgacTCCCACCATGGAGCCTTGCTCGAGGCTACTTTACTTGAGggttcatgagatgcacctgtgagctgaaactgaaaactggttgatcatCATTGGTTGGTGTAACATTCCTCTTCATTAGTgaaagtcaagattcacctgAGAGCAATTCATCAATTCGGGACACATTTATAAAAAGGTCTAACAGAAATGTGTTGAAAATATGCTTGACAGACTATGATAACTGGTTCAACCGCTCATGCAATGAACTCATACCTAGATgttttagggggggggggggatttaaCAGAGAACCAGTATAATACATTTTGGTCAACGTGACAAAAGCAATTGATAATGTAAGAAACAGCAGACAGTTGCTGCGCCAAAGCATTTTTCAATTAGTTCAAAAGAATGAGAAATTGCTTTTATGATGTGAACAAGTGACAAGAAGATCTGATGAACAAATAGTTTTGATAAATTCAAATTCTGATCTGGGAAATGTACCAATGTGAGAAAAACTGTAAGAGATTTCTTACCCTCGATATTCTGAGATATCTAACAATCAATCTGAGCTCTGATACCAATCcaataatataaacacagagATTACAGATGAGAAAGCATTGTGTGTCTTAAGTGCTTCACAGTAAATTATAAAAGTAAGTTATAAAATTTTGTCACgatataaaagtaataaaaatacaataaataaagcaaTGTAAGGGCAATGAACAAGTGGGGCAAAAGTCAAAatggtatgaaaaaaaaaaaaggtcgaGACCCTGTTCAATCAATGAGTAGACAGTCCATTTGAACGTCCAGAGGTTTGATACAGAAAGTTATAAATAGCACCTTGAGTCATCTTGACTTCCTGATCCTATGTTAATATAGTTTGGTGAAGACAGCAGAACAGAATCACAGCAGCTTAACTGCACTCATTGGGAAAACCTAATAAAAAGACTTTGTAATCAAATCCACCGCTTTTAGCATGGAGCAGGTTGAGAAGGCTGCTAACTGGATAttcagagagcagcagtcaCGCAGGTCTGCGAGTGGAGAGAGTGCATCAAATGAAGTTACTTTGGGAAATGGATATGACACAGAGATAGGACAAGAGACGTCCAGCGCCATCATAAAATTGTCACTTAAAAGCCAGAGTGGCTGCCAAACTGTCTGGCGTGGTGTCACGTGACTTGTTGTCAAGCTGAAGCTGGGAAATGGTGAAATGTAGATGGTTTGTTTGATCATTGTTACTCATGGAGGTCTTACACTGTCATTCATCCACGCGGGTACTTCAGtaattttctgttattgtttgcTTCATACAATGCATATTATTTTGCATggatcgatagatagatagatagatagatagatagatagatagatagatagatagatagatagatagatagatagatagatagatagatagatagatagatagatagatagatagatcttcGACCCGCAGACATCGACTGGAGCCTCCTTCAGCTCTTGCTTGTTGCGGGTCCACTCTGACTTTAATCTTAAAATCAGGTGACTGACTGGGCCAATCGaggatcctcctcctcttcagcctgAAGAGCTCTTTGGTTTCTTTGGCCATATGTTAAAGATCACTGTtctgctgaatgatgaaatgcCGTCCAATGATCTGACAGAATGCTCCTCGTACACCTCTGCATTCATCCTGCTGCTTCCATCCgcagtgaaatcatcaataCATGCCAGTGTTTCAGCTCCACTGGCAGCCATACATGCGGAAGTCATGACAGAaccaccatgtttgacagatgaggtggAGGCTTTGAGTCATGAGCTGTTCCTTTTCTTCTCCACAGTTTCCTCTCCAGCTCCACTGGTTTTTGTGAACTGCAGCCTGGCCTCTCTGTTTTTGAAGCTTACCAGGGATTTGTATCTTATGGTGAATCCTCAGAGATTGTGGTCGTGAAGTTTTCTCTTGATCGTTGACAAGGAAACATGTCCGCCATCATTCTGGAGAGCTGTGCAGTCATAAAGAAGTTCTTCTTCACCATGCAAATGATTTTTTACTCATCAAGACGTGTGCTCCTCAGTGCTCGTCTGACATTTTCTAGTTTTCCAGTAAacacctgcttttttttttaagaaagtaCCCAAttgctgattgattgattgatttttttatttttaagcctcattatTATTGTCTTCACTTGCATGGTCACCTCTAAACAACCACACCTCAAGCTAAATGACATCTCTCAACTCTCAGTCAGCTCTGAGTCATGTGTGAGCTTTAGTTGTGCAGGAACTAACACTGAAACAACACGAAGCTGCCCAAGA
This genomic window from Seriola aureovittata isolate HTS-2021-v1 ecotype China chromosome 5, ASM2101889v1, whole genome shotgun sequence contains:
- the slc6a4b gene encoding solute carrier family 6 member 4b, coding for MPRQDSAVMAGSLTHQGSPNPGYSSNNAVPVPVITQTDSRDKWSKKMDFLLSVIGFAVDLGNVWRFPYICYQNGGGAFLIPYILMAIFGGVPLFYMELALGQFHRTGAISIWKHICPIFKGIGYAICIIALYVSFYYNTIIAWALFYFYSSFTSILPWTNCENVWNTPDCTNYFDANNVTWTNSSRSPAEEFYTRNVLEIHKSSGLRNVGGVRWQLMLCLFLIFTIVYFSLWKGVKTSGKVVWVTATLPYIVLFILLIRGATLPGAWRGVVFYLKPQWEKLLETSVWVDAAAQIFFSLGPGFGVLLALSSYNPFTNNCYRDAIVTSLVNCLTSFVSGFVIFTVLGYMAEMRQVEVEDVARDKGPSLLFITYPEAIANMPGSIFFAIIFFVMMITLGLDSTFGGLEAIITAVLDEYPDHFSHRRELFVLCLVVVCFLGSLSTLTNGGAYVVKLLEEFGVGCSIIAVGFLEAIAVSWFYGIKRFSSDVQSMLGKAPGLFWKVCWVAISPAFLAYIIVSSLLKAPPLTLFDYKYPDWSITVGYIIGFSSFMWIPIYMVYKLVWTPGSLKQRLAVCLRPERTIPDIHADTLNMASVP